A stretch of the Cheilinus undulatus linkage group 11, ASM1832078v1, whole genome shotgun sequence genome encodes the following:
- the spsb1 gene encoding SPRY domain-containing SOCS box protein 1 yields the protein MGQKVPGGIKTIDMRDPAFSPLKLELQALSHTKPSRLDLLLDMPPAGLDVQVQHSWNNDDRSLNIFVKDDNKLVFHRHPVAQSTDAIRGRVGYTRGLHVWEISWAMRQRGTHAVVGVATSDAPLHSVGYTALVGSNAESWGWDLCRSKLYHDSKNHPGKSYPAFLEPDDTFIIPDSLLVVLDMDEGTLGYIVDGHYLGVAFRGLKGRKLYPVVSAVWGHCEIRIRYINGLDPEPLSLMDLCRRSVRVALGRDRLSEIHKLPLPVSLKNYLLYQ from the exons ATGGGGCAAAAAGTCCCAGGTGGCATAAAAACCATCGACATGCGGGATCCGGCATTCAGCCCCCTGAAGCTGGAGCTACAGGCCCTTAGTCACACCAAACCGTCTCGACTGGACCTGCTGCTGGACATGCCACCTGCCGGCCTGGACGTTCAGGTGCAACACTCGTGGAACAACGACGACCGCTCGCTCAACATCTTCGTCAAGGATGATAACAAGCTGGTGTTTCACAGACACCCCGTGGCGCAGAGCACAGACGCCATCCGGGGCCGTGTGGGCTACACGAGGGGACTGCACGTGTGGGAGATCAGCTGGGCTATGCGTCAGAGGGGCACACACGCTGTGGTCGGAGTGGCTACAAGTGACGCACCGCTGCACTCGGTGGGCTACACAGCTTTGGTGGGGAGCAACGCTGAGTCGTGGGGCTGGGACCTGTGCAGGAGTAAACTCTACCACGACAGCAAGAATCATCCAGGGAAAAGCTACCCAGCCTTCCTCGAGCCAGATGACACATTCATCATCCCAGACTCCCTCTTAGTGGTCTTGGACATGGATGAGGGGACTCTGGGTTACATAGTGGATGGACATTATTTAGGGGTGGCGTTTAGAGGACTTAAAGGCAGGAAGCTGTACCCTGTAGTGAGCGCTGTGTGGGGACACTGTGAGATACGAATCCGGTACATAAATGGACTTGATC CTGAACCTCTCTCTCTGATGGACCTGTGTCGACGCTCTGTGAGGGTGGCATTAGGAAGAGACCGTTTGAGTGAAATCCATAAATTGCCTCTGCCTGTCTCACTCAAGAACTATCTACTCTACCAATGA